In one Acomys russatus chromosome 15, mAcoRus1.1, whole genome shotgun sequence genomic region, the following are encoded:
- the Pear1 gene encoding platelet endothelial aggregation receptor 1 — translation MVPLLRPLFLLALGLDLAGTLNSNDPNVCTFWESFTTTTKESHLRPFSLLPAVSCDRPWEDPHTCPQPTVVYRTVYRQVVKMGSRPRLQCCGGYYESSGACVPLCAKECVHGRCVAPNQCQCAPGWRGDDCSSECAPGVWGPQCDIICQCGNSSSCDPKSGACFCSSGLQPPNCLQPCPPGHYGPACQFGCQCHGASCDPQNGACFCPPGRTGPSCKVPCLQRTGGFLCPLTSPCQNGGVPRDFQGSCSCPPGWMGVICSLPCPEGYYGPNCTQECRCHNGGLCDRFTGQCHCAPGYIGDRCNEECPVGRFGQDCAETCDCATGTRCFPANGACLCEHGFTGDRCAERLCPDGRYGLSCQEPCSCDPEHSISCHPMHGECSCQPGWAGLHCNESCPQDTHGPGCQEHCLCLHGGVCLADSGLCQCSPGYTGPHCASLCPPDTYGINCSARCSCENAIACSPIDGTCICKEGWQRGNCSVPCPPGTWGFGCNASCQCANEGVCSPQTGACTCTSGWHGAHCQNPCPTGQFGEGCASVCDCEHSDGCDPVHGRCRCQAGWIGTRCHLPCPEGFWGANCSNTCTCKNGGTCVPENGNCVCAPGFRGPSCQRPCPPGRYGKRCVLCKCNNHSSCHPSDGTCYCLAGWMGPNCSESCPPGHWGLECSQPCQCHHGGTCHPHDGSCACAPGWTGPYCLEGCPPGVFGVNCSRLCQCGPGERCLPETGACACPPGHSGAPCRMGSQESFTIMPTTPMTHNPLGAVIGIAVLGTLVVALVALFIGYRHWQKGKEHEHLAVAYSTGRLDGSDYVMPDVSPSYSHYYSNPSYHTLSQCSPNPPPPNKVQGSQLFASSQAPEQPGRAHGHDSHVTLPADWKHRRESRESHDRGTGHLDRSYSYSYSHRNGPGPFCHKGKISEEGLRASVMSLNSENPYATIRDLPGLPGEPRESSYVEMKGPPSVSPPRQPLQLRDNQQRQLQPQRDSGTYEQPTPLSHNQESVGSVPPLPPGLPPGHYDSPKNSHIPGHYDLPPVRHPPSPPPRRQDR, via the exons ATGGTGCCACTTCTGCGCCCCCTCTTTCTCCTGGCCCTAGGCCTGGATCTGGCTGGAACGCTCAACTCCAATGATCCCAATGTCTGCACCTTTTGGGAAAG ctttaccaccaccaccaaggagTCCCACTTGCGCCCCTTCAGCCTACTCCCAGCTGTGTCCTGTGACAGGCCCTGGGAGGACCCACACACCTGTCCTCAGCCCAC GGTTGTCTACCGGACTGTGTACCGCCAGGTGGTGAAGATGGGTTCCCGCCCACGCCTGCAGTGCTGTGGGGGTTACTACGAGAGCAGTGGGGCCTGTGTCC CACTCTGTGCCAAGGAGTGTGTCCATGGTCGCTGTGTGGCTCCTAATCAGTGCCAGTGTGCACCAGGTTGGCGGGGTGATGATTGCTCTAGTG AGTGTGCCCCAGGAGTGTGGGGACCACAGTGTGACATCATCTGCCAGTGCGGCAACAGCAGTTCCTGTGATCCCAAGAGTGGGGCGTGTTTTTGTTCCTCTGGCCTGCAGCCCCCCAACTGTCTTCAGCCTTGCCCTCCTGGCCATTATGGCCCTGCCTGCCAGTTTGGTTGCCAGTGCCATGGGGCATCCTGTGACCCCCAGAATGgagcctgcttctgccccccagGGAGAACAGGACCCAG CTGTAAGGTGCCCTGTTTACAGCGAACTGGTGGCTTCCTCTGCCCTCTAACCTCTCCTTGCCAAAATGGAGGTGTTCCTCGGGACTTCCAGGGCTCCTGCAGCTGCCCACCGGGCTGGATG ggtgtTATCTGttccctgccctgcccagagGGTTACTACGGCCCCAACTGTACTCAGGAATGTCGCTGCCACAATGGTGGCCTCTGTGACCGGTTTACTGGGCAGTGTCATTGTGCTCCGGGCTATATCGGGGATCG GTGCAATGAGGAGTGTCCCGTGGGCCGATTCGGGCAAGACTGTGCCGAGACCTGCGACTGCGCCACTGGAACTCGTTGCTTTCCTGCCAATGGCgcgtgtctgtgtgagcatggcTTCACAGGCGACCGGTGTGCCGAGCGCCTCTGTCCAGATGGCCGCTATGGCCTCAGCTGCCAGGAGCCTTGCAGCTGCGACCCAGAACACAGTATCAG CTGCCACCCTATGCATGGCGAGTGCTCTTGCCAGCCAGGCTGGGCGGGCCTTCACTGCAATGAGAGCTGCCCGCAGGACACCCACGGGCCAGGCTGCCAGGAGCACTGCCTCTGTCTGCATGGTGGCGTCTGCCTTGCTGATAGTGGCCTTTGCCAGTGCTCACCCGGCTACACG GGACCTCACTGCGCTAGCCTATGTCCGCCCGACACATACGGGATCAACTGCTCTGCCCGTTGCTCCTGTGAAAATGCCATTGCCTGCTCTCCCATTGATGGCACATGCATCTGCAAGGAAG GGTGGCAGCGTGGTAACTGCTCTGTGCCCTGTCCCCCTGGCACCTGGGGCTTCGGTTGCAATGCCAGCTGCCAGTGTGCCAATGAGGGAGTCTGCAGCCCCCAAACTGGAGCCTGTACTTGTACCTCTGGGTGGCATGGAGCTCACTGCCAGAATCCCTGCCCA ACGGGACAGTTTGGTGAAGGCTGTGCCAGTGTCTGTGACTGTGAGCACTCCGATGGCTGTGACCCTGTTCACGGACGCTGCCGATGTCAGGCTGGCTGGATTG GCACGCGATGCCACCTGCCTTGCCCAGAGGGGTTTTGGGGAGCCAACTGCAGCAACACCTGTACCTGCAAAAATGGGGGTACTTGTGTACCCGAGAATggcaactgtgtgtgtgcaccagggtTCCGAGGCCCCTCCTGCCAGAGGC CCTGCCCGCCTGGTCGCTATGGCAAACGCTGTGTGCTGTGCAAGTGCAACAACCATTCGTCCTGCCACCCATCGGATGGGACCTGCTACTGTCTGGCAGGCTGGATGGGCCCCAACTGCTCTGAAT CATGTCCCCCAGGCCACTGGGGACTCGAATGCTCCCAACCCTGTCAGTGTCATCATGGCGGAACCTGCCACCCTCACGATGGGAGCTGTGCCTGTGCTCCGGGCTGGACTGGACCCTACTGCTTGGAAG GCTGCCCACCAGGAGTGTTTGGTGTCAACTGCTCCCGGCTATGCCAGTGTGGCCCTGGAGAGAGGTGCCTCCCAGAGACTGGGGCCTGTGCCTGTCCCCCGGGACACAGTGGTGCACCCTGCAGAATGG GAAGCCAGGAGTCCTTCACCATCATGCCCACCACTCCTATGACCCATAACCCACTGGGTGCGGTGATTGGcattgcagtgctggggaccctTGTGGTGGCCCTGGTGGCACTGTTCATTGGCTACCGCCACTGGCAAAAAGGCAAGGAACACGAGCACTTGGCCGTGGCGTACAGCACTGGGCGGCTGGACGGCTCTGATTATGTCATGCCAG ATGTCTCTCCGAGCTACAGTCACTACTATTCGAACCCTAGCTATCACACACTGTCTCAGTGTTCTCCTAACCCCCCACCTCCTAACAAG GTTCAGGGCAGCCAGCTCTTTGCCAGTTCTCAGGCGCCCGAGCAGCCAGGCAGAGCCCATGGCCATGATAGCCATGTCACTCTGCCTGCCGACTGGAAGCATCGAAGAGAGTCCCGAGAGTCCCACGACAGAG GCACCGGCCACCTGGACCGAAGCTATAGCTATAGCTATAGTCACAGGAACGGCCCGGGACCATTCTGCCATAAAGGTAAGA TCTCTGAAGAGGGGTTACGGGCAAGTGTTATGTCCCTGAACAGTGAGAATCCCTATGCTACCATCCGGGACCTTCCAGGTCTGCCTGGGGAACCCCGAGAAAGCAGCTACGTGGAGATGAAGGGCCCTCCATCAGTGTCTCCTCCCAGACAGCCTCTTCAACTCCGGGACAACCAGCAGCGGCAACTGCAGCCGCAGAGGGACAGTGGCACCTATGAGCAGCCCACCCCCTTGAGCCATA ATCAGGAGTCTGTAGGCTCCGTGCCCCCTCTTCCTCCGGGCCTGCCTCCCGGCCACTACGACTCACCCAAGAACAGCCATATCCCTGGGCACTATGACTTGCCTCCAGTACGGCACCCTCCATCACCTCCACCTCGCCGCCAGGACCGCTGA